Within the Medicago truncatula cultivar Jemalong A17 chromosome 4, MtrunA17r5.0-ANR, whole genome shotgun sequence genome, the region GATTAGTTCTTTTTGCTGAAAAATGCAGTCTTTCTAGGTAGAAACTAGAAACCACATTCCCAATGTTTCATTTGtgtattataataattttttttttttttttgaggttttaatttgattttttggaaGATATGCTAAAATGGGATTTTTGATGGATCAAATTTTTCTAACATAAGTTTCTTGTTGTGTGGCACTGTGGCTTAGGATTGCAGTAAATTTTTGCTTGTAAAGCCTTGCTATTTTTGGATTCAAACAAATCACTTGTAttatattcaatttcattttatttgttgtagcttgaattttgttttcattcGTACAGTAGTACCATAGTTAAAGTGACATTGGATTCAAGATTAGACCATGAGGACTTTCTTGGTGTTACTTCCTAGATTTTTAGATTTAGATAGCCGTGTTTTGGGTCAGTTCATAGTAAATTTGAATTGAGTAAATGTAAGGAGAGAACAAGTATGACATGAAGAATATAGTTATCGCTTGTCAATTAGTAGTTTAGTTAGTTAGTCATTAGAAATATATTCTTCATGTAGGCAATTGATTCTGTGAACTAGCCCTTCTGGATTAAATTACCAAGCATGACCCTTGTgttataatttttatgaaatcagggaatttatattttttcttgtaaatTATATTCCCAGAGTAAACTGTGCTGGTGTTCTAGATGTTTAAATTGCATTTAGAATCATTAGTTTTTGGACATGCTATACATGGAGTGGGGATTGGATGGTTGTGGAACTGTAATTATAGAATGTTCTAGGTCTAAGAAGCTTGAGAAGAGAGACATGGATTTTCTTTCATCTAAAGAAAGCATCTCGAAGAAAACTATAACTTATATGGTATCAGACACAAAAGAAAGGCTTTGATTAATAAGTTTGAACTCATATTTCCAGATTGGTAACTGCTTGCTTACATGTTATTTCCATGATTACTTATATTATAATCTGTATACTTTTATTTAGAATGTCGTAATATTTGCTTTAGTGATTATTtctgtattataaattaatatctTTACAGCAGCGGAACATGTTTGGATGAGTTTTTTTCACGAGAAAGTACCAAAACACTACTTAAAACCCACCAAGCATGAAACATCATCTGAAATAATACAAGTAATTAATTTGATTGCTAGAAATTAAAGTGTGTAACGGCACATTGCTTTTAGCAATTGACACTTTTTATAAGTTGAATGTGTTTTGATCATGCTTTCACTTCCATGTGCTTGATCAGTGATCACACACATTctcaatgtttttattttgcatttatcTTGATTGAACTTTTTTGAACGCTTGCAGGTTCTGTGTTAATTTTGATTCTGTTGACCGAAAGTGTGCCCATCCGTCCCTCCATTGGCGTTAGCTATGCTACCCACTGCAGCCAAAGAGACCCAATTACGTGAGAACAACAGTCAGAAAGTCCACCCTCAACCAATGGAAGAAGCTACGAACCAGAATCCAGAAGCTGTGGAAACCCTAGTATCTAAAATATTCACAAATATCTCCTCTCTGAAATCAGCTTATATCCAGCTGCAAGCTGCTCATACTCCCTATGACCCCGATAAAATCCACACTGCTGACAAACAAGTTATTAGTGAGCTAAAAAATCTATCTGAACTTAAGCATTTCTACAGGGAGAACAACCCAAAGCCAGTGTGTGTTTCTCCTCAAGACTCGCGTTTAGCTGCAGAAATTCAAGAACAACAGAGCCTCCTGAAAACGTATGAGGTCATGGTTAAAAAGTTTCAGTCTGAAATTCAGAATAAAGATTCGGAGATCCATCAACTGGAAAAGCAGATCGAGGAGGCTAGTCAAAAGAGGGCAAAACTAGAAAAGAATCTGAAGCTTAGAGGTTTGTCGGCTAAAGAATCAGAAGATGGAAATGGGTTTTTCCCTGTGGATCTAACTCCTGATCTCTTTACATCTTCTGTGGAAGCAGCTGCGAAATCAGttcatgatttttctaaacCTTTGATCAATATGATGAAAGCAGCTGGGTGGGATCTTGATGCTGCTGCCAACTCAATCGAACCGAATGTTGTTTATGCGAAGAGAGCTCATAAGAAATATGCATTCGAGTCTTACATATGCCAAAGAATGTTTGGTGGCTTCGAGCAAGAAAGCTTCTCTGTCAAATCAGACAATATTACAATCAATAAAGAGAGCTTCTTCCACCAATTTCTCGCTTTAAGGGAGATCGACCCTTTGGACATGCTAGGTCAGAATCCAGATTCCATTTTTGGGAAATTCTGCAGGAGCAAATACCTAGTGGTAGTTCATCCAAAGATGGAGGCGTCGTTTTTTGGAAATCTAGATCAGCGAAATTATGTGATGGGTGGAGGACATCCAAGAACTCCTTTTTACCaagtttttctaaaactagcaAAGTCAATTTGGCTTTTACACAAATTGGCTTATTCTTTTGAGCCAAATGTCAAGGTATTTCAGGTTAAAGGAGGGAGCGAGTTCTCCGATGTTTACATGGAAAGTGTGATCAAGAATCTGATAAtggaagaaaatgatgaaaagcCAAAAGTTGGATTGATGGTTATGCCTGGATTTTGGATTGGGGGAAGTGTGATTCAGAGTAAAGTTTATCTCTCTGGTATGAAGGTAGCTGAATGATTCTTGAAAACAGGCATGCTTTTCAGCAAATCCAAATCCATTTGGTTGTATGCGCGTTGTTTCATTATCATCATTTTCTTATCTTTTAA harbors:
- the LOC25491617 gene encoding protein GRAVITROPIC IN THE LIGHT 1 encodes the protein MLPTAAKETQLRENNSQKVHPQPMEEATNQNPEAVETLVSKIFTNISSLKSAYIQLQAAHTPYDPDKIHTADKQVISELKNLSELKHFYRENNPKPVCVSPQDSRLAAEIQEQQSLLKTYEVMVKKFQSEIQNKDSEIHQLEKQIEEASQKRAKLEKNLKLRGLSAKESEDGNGFFPVDLTPDLFTSSVEAAAKSVHDFSKPLINMMKAAGWDLDAAANSIEPNVVYAKRAHKKYAFESYICQRMFGGFEQESFSVKSDNITINKESFFHQFLALREIDPLDMLGQNPDSIFGKFCRSKYLVVVHPKMEASFFGNLDQRNYVMGGGHPRTPFYQVFLKLAKSIWLLHKLAYSFEPNVKVFQVKGGSEFSDVYMESVIKNLIMEENDEKPKVGLMVMPGFWIGGSVIQSKVYLSGMKVAE